In Novosphingobium resinovorum, the following are encoded in one genomic region:
- a CDS encoding TonB-dependent receptor codes for MMKAFSKGLLLATAIGSFPAMAAAQDAAANASSDANGFGDIVVTSQRTEQRLQDVPISVTAITADEIQTRQVNTPTDVARLVPNLKLDGVTGGSAGLKAYIRGGGGTDGGYVMSEAEVALYINDVYNARMQGALMDFAEIERIEVLRGPQGVLYGRNASAGAINIITKQPSDEFTGNVQVGYGTWNERRVKGYISVPLSEDGKWAASFNGIVRARDGGRQYNATLDKKVGKEDFKGGQFDLAYKGDVVKARLNLFYLDLNSDGQWSVNTTTNDEGKIVPLSGSYRTVLSPVASDTRVKQKGGSLHLSADYPGGTLTSITGYSEMDDFWIQDFSGGVYPSMIGSTGTTPLALFVRSSDSQQWQFSQEVNAAGSLADGLVDYVVGFYYFHENGDQIVDTTTFFVPSRTNFHAKTDAWAGYGQLTFNVTDQLALIAGGRYTLEDKALNADIGGDLAVSRDHYKKFTPKLGVNFKPSNDVLLYGSYSVGFKSGGYNGLASTAAQLAAAFKPQSTDAFEAGIKADLGSTVRVALSGFVNKIKNRQESINLGDGGFLIENYNMTIKGLEAEIAWKPVYGLQIWGNGALNKGKYRTSGGSLAGNAPPFLPDYQATVGFDYNFDLGSGKVKFGADANFRDKFFSTADNAAIGAVTSTQIVNAYVGYDVGPWQFQVAGKNLLNQINWQTGFGFSVVNPRFMTDPRTVLATARYSF; via the coding sequence ATGATGAAGGCATTCTCCAAGGGGCTGCTGCTCGCGACCGCGATCGGCTCCTTCCCCGCCATGGCCGCCGCGCAGGACGCCGCCGCAAATGCGAGCAGCGACGCCAACGGCTTCGGCGACATCGTCGTCACCTCGCAGCGCACCGAACAGCGCCTGCAGGACGTGCCCATCAGCGTCACCGCCATCACCGCTGACGAAATCCAGACCCGTCAGGTGAACACCCCCACCGACGTCGCGCGCCTCGTCCCCAACCTCAAGCTGGACGGCGTGACCGGCGGCTCGGCGGGCCTCAAGGCGTACATCCGCGGCGGCGGCGGCACCGACGGCGGCTACGTCATGTCGGAAGCCGAAGTCGCGCTCTACATCAACGACGTCTACAACGCCCGCATGCAGGGCGCGCTGATGGACTTCGCCGAGATCGAGCGGATCGAAGTCCTGCGCGGCCCGCAGGGCGTGCTCTACGGCCGCAATGCCTCGGCCGGTGCGATCAACATCATCACCAAGCAGCCCTCGGACGAGTTCACCGGCAACGTGCAGGTCGGCTACGGCACCTGGAACGAGCGCCGCGTGAAGGGCTACATCTCGGTCCCGCTGAGCGAGGACGGCAAGTGGGCCGCATCGTTCAACGGCATCGTGCGCGCCCGTGACGGCGGCCGCCAGTACAACGCCACGCTCGACAAGAAGGTGGGCAAGGAAGACTTCAAGGGCGGCCAGTTCGACCTCGCCTACAAGGGCGACGTGGTGAAGGCCCGCCTGAACCTGTTCTACCTCGACCTCAACTCGGACGGCCAGTGGTCGGTCAACACCACCACCAACGACGAGGGCAAGATCGTCCCGCTCTCGGGCTCGTACCGCACCGTGCTCTCGCCGGTGGCATCGGACACCCGCGTCAAGCAGAAGGGCGGATCGCTCCACCTCTCGGCCGACTATCCGGGCGGCACGCTGACCTCCATCACCGGCTACTCGGAGATGGACGACTTCTGGATTCAGGACTTCTCGGGCGGCGTCTATCCTTCGATGATCGGCTCCACCGGCACGACACCGCTTGCTCTGTTCGTGCGCAGCAGCGACTCCCAACAGTGGCAGTTCAGCCAGGAAGTTAACGCCGCCGGCTCGCTGGCTGACGGCCTCGTCGATTACGTCGTCGGCTTCTACTACTTCCACGAAAACGGCGACCAGATCGTCGACACGACGACGTTCTTCGTGCCCTCGCGCACCAACTTCCATGCCAAGACCGACGCCTGGGCGGGTTACGGCCAGCTGACCTTCAACGTCACCGACCAGCTCGCCCTTATCGCCGGCGGTCGCTATACGCTCGAGGACAAGGCGCTCAACGCCGACATCGGCGGCGATCTGGCCGTGAGCCGCGACCACTACAAGAAGTTCACCCCCAAGCTGGGCGTCAACTTCAAGCCGAGCAACGACGTGCTGCTCTATGGTTCGTACAGCGTCGGCTTCAAGTCGGGCGGCTACAACGGCCTCGCCTCCACCGCCGCGCAGCTGGCCGCAGCCTTCAAGCCACAGAGCACCGATGCCTTCGAAGCGGGCATCAAGGCCGACCTCGGCAGTACCGTGCGCGTGGCGCTCTCGGGCTTCGTCAACAAGATCAAGAACCGTCAGGAATCGATCAACCTCGGCGACGGCGGCTTCCTGATCGAAAACTACAACATGACGATCAAGGGCCTCGAAGCCGAGATCGCATGGAAGCCGGTCTATGGCCTGCAGATCTGGGGCAACGGTGCACTCAACAAGGGCAAGTACCGCACCTCGGGCGGTTCACTCGCAGGCAATGCGCCGCCGTTCCTGCCGGATTACCAGGCAACCGTCGGCTTCGACTACAACTTCGATCTCGGCTCGGGCAAGGTCAAGTTCGGCGCCGATGCCAACTTCCGCGACAAGTTCTTCTCGACGGCAGACAACGCCGCGATCGGCGCAGTCACCTCGACGCAGATCGTCAATGCCTATGTCGGTTACGACGTCGGGCCTTGGCAGTTCCAGGTCGCGGGCAAGAACCTGCTCAACCAGATCAACTGGCAGACCGGCTTCGGCTTCTCGGTCGTGAACCCGCGCTTCATGACCGATCCGCGCACCGTGCTGGCGACTGCCCGCTACAGCTTCTGA